The sequence below is a genomic window from Piliocolobus tephrosceles isolate RC106 chromosome 8, ASM277652v3, whole genome shotgun sequence.
ttacaggcgtgagccaccccaccaggCCAGCAGTGCTCATTTCTTAGGACTCCAGCATCACTGATGGATTTTGGGTGGGGCATCGGTCAGAGCCCAGCTTCCCCATTACAAGATGGGGTGCCAGGCGCTGAGGTGCCACActcagcctgggtccctgagcAAAGCGTCcccagcctgccctgccctgtcTGGAAGAGTCCAGCCCCTCCTGGCAGTGGCTCTAGGGAAAGCTCCTGATTAGAGATGAGCCTCTGAggctgcccctgcctccctcccttcctccagccACCCATCGTGGGCCTGAATTGCAACCTTCCCCCAGAGtacctcctcctcccaagtgCATTTGGAGGGGATCTCAGAAGATAGAGAAggaggctggacacagtgactcatgtctgtaatcccagcattttgggaagatCGCCTAAGTTTAGGGTTggggaccaggctgggcaacacagcgagatcctctctctacaaaaaattttaaaagttagctgggcacggtggtatgtgcctgtagttccagctactcaggaggctgaggggtaggaggatcgtttgagccaggagttggaggctgcagtgagctatgactttGCCaatgtcctccagcctgggtgacagagcggacACCATTTCAACAAGAAACAAGACAGAGAAGGAGCTCAGTGCTCAGGGAAAAGCCTACAGGGGCGCCAGGCCAGCGCCCATTAGGAAGCTCATCCAGGAGAAGGCTTGAGGTCCCAGAGGACCCAGAGGGCTAGGGCTTGGCAGGAAAGGTCCCCTGCAAAAGGAAGGCAGGACAGAGGCGGAGGACGAGCCAGGCCTTGCAGGGCCTGCACACACCCCGTGCCCGCTCCTCTCTCTCCTACAGATGATGCCAATTCCTATGAGAATGTGCTCATTTGCAAGCAGAAAACCACAGAGCCAGGTGAGGCTGCCCAGCCAGGGGCAGGCTGGGGCCGGGAGCAGCAGGCCTCCTTGGCCCCTGCACTCCCCCCTGCTCAAAGGCCACCCCCACTTTTGAAACCGAAGGCTGTCAGATCCCTGGGTACCTTTGGGTAGAGTCTTGCCCCTAGTATCCTCGGAGGAGGCTCTGTTGGCTCCTGGTGCCTCTGTGGGACTGAGCCGGGGGGCCTATTCTCCCTCTCTGCAGTTGCCCAGCAGGACGGCACAGGCGGCCTCTGCAGAGGGGACCACATCCTGTCGCCGGCCCTGAAGACTGGCTCCACTTCTGATCTCTGTCCCGCTGCCTCCCCGGAAGATGATGAGGAATCCGAGGATTATCAGAACTCAGCATCCATCCATCAGTGGCGCGAGTCCAGGAGGGTCATGGGTAGGTGGCCAGAAGAGGATGCAGGGTGGCCCACTTAGGGCAGGCTTGAGGGACTGGCCTGGAAGGGCGGGCTGAAAGTGGGCTTCCCTCCAGCCAGTCCAGCTAACCCTGCAGTGATGCCTGGGTGCAGGGGCAGCTGCAGAGACCTTGAACCACACAGGACGGCCCTCAGCAGCCACCCAGCCTCCGGGGTGGGGTCAGGTCCTCCCGGGCAGGCCGCCCCGTCCAGCTGCATGCATGCAGTAACACATTCACCTGCTCTCAGAGCAGGACGATCTTCAGCAAATCCCAGAGACTGGACAGACACACACTGCCAGAACCCGTCCGGCATGGCATTTCCCGCAGGCTGTTTTGTGGAGTCTGGGGGTCTGAGTCTGGGGGAATAGTTATGGGTGTCTCCACATGAACCACTCGATGACCTGTCTGCCCACTGGTCTGCAGGGCAACTCCAGAGACAAGTCTCCCCTGGCCCGGTGGGAAGCCCAGACGAGGAGGACGATGGGGAACCGGATTACGTGAATGGGGAGGTGTCGGCCACAGAAGCCTAGGGCAGACCAAGAAAGGTACAGCTCCTGCTCTCCAGCTGCTGTGGGCCAAGGACCAGAGGTCTTGCCAGGCTGCAGGACCCCCAATCCAAGGGAACAGCCGAGAGTGTGGGTGGAGGGGCCATGGTGGGGGCTGCAGGGTGCACCCATGGGTGCTCCAAGAGGGCGGCTTGGCGACTCTGTTCCTGTGTTCTGGCCAGGGGCATCAGGCAGGGAATTCTGGTGACTTTGGGGGCAAAGGAGTGGGCACCGGGTGGGTCTCCCAACTCCACTGCATCTTCCCGGCTGCCACCTTGGACCAAGTGACAACCTCCCAGAACTTAGTTCCTCACATAGTGCCCCCCTCTCAGACAAGACATCGCAcacatggctgggcgcagtggctcacgcctgtaatcccagcactttgggaggccgaggcaggcagatcacctgaggtcaggagtttgagaccagcctggccaacatggtgaaacttcatctctactaaaaacacaaaaaatgagccaggcgtggtggtgggcgcctgtagtcccagttacttgggaggctgaggcaggaaaatcatttgaaccctggaggcggaggttgcagtgagcagagatcacaccactgtactccaccctgggagagagcgagactccgtctcaataaacaaataaacagacaaGACATCGCACACAAAGCCTCAGCCCAGCAGGCACTCGGTCAGTGCTGAAAACAGACAGAAGGCGGGGACACTGGGAAATGTAACAGTGGTTGAGACGCACTGAGGAGCCACCGCAGGCCAGTGAGATGGTGTGATGCTAAGCGTTCACACGTGCACCATCTCTTGGCACCCAAAGCCACAGAGCAGTTAagccacttgcccaaggtcacatctTGGAGTAAGGGCAGCAGGAGATGGAAGCCCCAGTGGTCAGACATCAGACATCAAAGCCCAGGCTGGGTCTACCGCTTGGGAAGCAGGATGGATCCCCAGAGGGCCTTCAAGGCTGCCCAGAGCCCCCACCTGGGAGACCCAG
It includes:
- the LAT2 gene encoding linker for activation of T-cells family member 2 isoform X2; this translates as MSSGTELLWPGAALLVLLGVAASLCVRCSRPVVGQAWPGPLEDTALTRKDKLLQFSPGLEDPASSRYQNFSKGSRHGLEEGYIDPIAMEYYNWGRFRKPPEDDANSYENVLICKQKTTEPVAQQDGTGGLCRGDHILSPALKTGSTSDLCPAASPEDDEESEDYQNSASIHQWRESRRVMGQLQRQVSPGPVGSPDEEDDGEPDYVNGEVSATEA